A genomic segment from Cyanobium sp. NIES-981 encodes:
- a CDS encoding cupin, with amino-acid sequence MTLTPEAPAAATSKAVLFDYRQAANPVRKGLTEPIPEGRWGPELHQRGPSAILPLDLSAELGCEGPATSPALSANFVRILAGETIDAGANATSSLFYVWRGAGHCLQPATTPGPDFRQDWRQGDLFVLPAGEAAQLEAYEESVLYWVHDAPLLRHLGVRADRPRFEATYYPGEWLRRELAALAADPSTARSNRLSLLLANRDLPASRTVTHTLWAMYGLVPAGAVQPPHRHQSVALDLVIACAPGCATLSGTELNPDGTIRNPVRMEWEPGAAFVTPPGHWHSHVNDSGQEALLLPIQDAGLHTYLRSLDICFS; translated from the coding sequence ATGACCCTGACGCCCGAGGCCCCAGCGGCGGCCACCAGCAAGGCCGTGCTGTTCGACTACCGGCAGGCCGCCAATCCGGTGCGCAAGGGTCTGACCGAGCCGATCCCGGAGGGCCGCTGGGGACCTGAGCTGCACCAGCGGGGGCCCAGCGCCATCCTGCCCCTCGACCTCAGCGCCGAGCTCGGCTGTGAGGGTCCGGCCACCAGCCCGGCGCTGAGCGCCAACTTCGTGCGGATCCTGGCCGGCGAAACGATCGACGCCGGTGCCAACGCCACCAGCTCCCTCTTCTATGTGTGGCGGGGGGCCGGCCACTGCCTTCAGCCGGCCACCACACCGGGGCCGGACTTCCGCCAGGACTGGCGCCAGGGCGACCTGTTCGTGCTGCCCGCCGGCGAGGCCGCCCAGCTCGAGGCCTACGAGGAGAGCGTTCTCTACTGGGTGCACGACGCTCCCTTGCTGCGTCATCTGGGGGTGCGGGCCGACCGCCCCCGCTTCGAGGCCACCTATTACCCCGGCGAGTGGCTGCGGCGGGAACTGGCGGCCCTGGCGGCGGATCCCAGCACCGCCCGCAGCAACCGGCTCAGCCTGCTGCTGGCCAACCGCGATCTGCCGGCCAGCCGCACCGTGACCCACACCCTCTGGGCCATGTACGGGCTGGTGCCTGCCGGGGCCGTGCAACCCCCCCACCGCCACCAGTCCGTGGCGCTGGATCTGGTGATCGCCTGTGCCCCCGGCTGCGCCACCCTCTCGGGCACCGAACTGAATCCCGACGGCACGATCCGCAACCCGGTGCGGATGGAGTGGGAACCCGGCGCTGCCTTCGTGACGCCACCGGGCCACTGGCACAGCCATGTGAATGACAGCGGCCAGGAGGCCCTGCTGCTGCCGATTCAGGACGCCGGGCTACACACCTACCTGCGCAGTCTCGACATCTGCTTCAGCTGA
- a CDS encoding MoaD/ThiS family protein, whose protein sequence is MGIQVLIPTPLQKFTGDQASVELEAASIDALIDALDGQFPGLKGRLCDENGKLRRFLNIYVNSEDIRFLENQATGLKDGDEVSIVPAVAGG, encoded by the coding sequence ATGGGCATCCAGGTTCTGATCCCCACCCCGCTGCAGAAGTTCACCGGCGACCAGGCCAGCGTGGAGCTGGAGGCCGCCAGCATCGATGCCCTGATCGATGCCCTCGACGGCCAGTTCCCCGGTCTGAAGGGTCGCCTGTGCGATGAGAACGGCAAGCTGCGCCGTTTCCTCAACATCTACGTGAACAGCGAGGACATCCGCTTCCTGGAGAACCAGGCCACCGGCCTCAAGGACGGCGATGAGGTGTCGATCGTGCCCGCCGTGGCGGGCGGCTGA
- the ftsH gene encoding ATP-dependent zinc metalloprotease FtsH has product MSKSPSPAAANASDAAGAPPEGEQARPQLESLVGGLGGEGQAPSYSQLLADLRGGKVKELELSTRRRDVEVTFTDGRVARVPVFNNDQLLLRTAEAANVPLTVRDDRAEAATASLVSNALLVAMLVVGLSLLLRRSAKVANRAMGFGSSKPRLSPENSVAVRFEDVAGIAEAKEELQEVVTFLKSPERYTAIGARIPKGVLLIGPPGTGKTLLARAIAGEAGVPFFSMAASEFVEMFVGVGASRVRDLFRKAKAKAPCIIFIDEIDAVGRQRGAGIGGGNDEREQTLNQLLTEMDGFEENSGVILVAATNRPDVLDRALMRPGRFDRRITVDLPDRRGREEILAVHARTRPLAEGVSLADWARRTPGFSGADLSNLLNEAAILTARRHRAAIDEAALGDALERITMGLAVAPLQDSAKKRLIAYHEVGHALLTTLVPHADRLDKVTLLPRAGGVGGFARMMPDEDVLDSGLISKAYLQARLVVAMGGRAAELVVFGPSEVTQGAAGDLEMVARICREMVTRYGFSSLGPQALEGDGAEVFLGRDWLRSEAPYSQETGTRIDQQVRQLARTALERAVGLLQPRRELMDLLVERLIAEETIEGDLFRRLVESWEASGGPGVNGPATHPASAEADVETAQVGV; this is encoded by the coding sequence GTGAGCAAGAGCCCGTCACCGGCGGCTGCCAACGCTTCTGATGCCGCCGGCGCCCCCCCCGAGGGCGAGCAGGCCAGGCCCCAGCTCGAATCCCTCGTGGGTGGTCTGGGGGGTGAAGGGCAGGCACCGTCGTACAGCCAGCTGCTGGCGGATCTGCGGGGCGGTAAGGTGAAGGAGCTGGAGCTCTCCACCCGCCGCCGGGACGTGGAGGTGACCTTCACGGACGGCCGGGTGGCCCGGGTGCCCGTGTTCAACAACGACCAGCTGCTGCTGCGCACCGCTGAGGCCGCCAATGTGCCGCTCACGGTGCGGGATGACCGGGCCGAGGCCGCCACGGCATCGCTGGTGTCCAATGCCCTGCTGGTGGCCATGCTGGTGGTGGGCCTGTCCCTGCTGCTGCGTCGCAGTGCCAAGGTGGCCAACCGGGCCATGGGCTTCGGCAGCAGCAAGCCGCGGCTCTCCCCCGAGAACAGCGTGGCGGTGCGCTTCGAGGACGTGGCCGGTATCGCCGAGGCGAAGGAGGAACTCCAGGAGGTGGTCACCTTCCTGAAGTCGCCGGAGCGCTACACCGCCATCGGCGCCCGCATCCCCAAGGGGGTGCTGCTGATCGGCCCCCCCGGCACGGGCAAGACCCTGCTGGCCCGCGCCATCGCCGGTGAGGCCGGGGTGCCGTTCTTCTCCATGGCCGCCTCGGAATTCGTGGAGATGTTCGTGGGCGTGGGGGCCAGCCGCGTGCGCGATCTCTTCCGCAAGGCCAAGGCCAAGGCGCCCTGCATCATCTTCATCGACGAGATCGACGCGGTGGGGCGCCAGCGCGGTGCCGGCATCGGCGGCGGCAACGACGAGCGGGAGCAGACGCTCAACCAGCTGCTCACCGAGATGGACGGGTTCGAGGAGAACTCCGGCGTGATCCTGGTGGCCGCCACCAACCGCCCCGACGTGCTCGACCGGGCGCTGATGCGCCCCGGCCGCTTCGACCGCCGCATCACGGTGGACCTGCCGGACCGCCGCGGCCGCGAGGAGATCCTGGCGGTCCACGCCCGCACCCGCCCCCTGGCCGAGGGGGTGTCCCTGGCCGACTGGGCACGGCGCACCCCTGGCTTCTCCGGAGCGGATCTCTCCAACCTGCTCAACGAGGCCGCCATCCTCACCGCCCGCCGCCATCGCGCCGCCATCGATGAGGCCGCCCTGGGCGATGCCCTCGAGCGGATCACCATGGGGCTGGCGGTGGCTCCGCTGCAGGATTCGGCCAAGAAGCGCCTGATCGCCTACCACGAGGTGGGCCATGCCCTGCTCACCACCCTGGTGCCCCATGCCGACCGGCTCGACAAGGTGACCCTGCTGCCGCGGGCCGGCGGCGTGGGCGGCTTCGCCCGCATGATGCCGGACGAGGATGTGCTGGACTCCGGGCTGATCAGCAAGGCCTACCTGCAGGCCCGGCTCGTGGTGGCCATGGGCGGCAGGGCCGCCGAACTGGTGGTGTTCGGGCCGAGCGAGGTGACCCAGGGCGCCGCCGGCGACCTGGAGATGGTGGCCCGCATCTGCCGCGAGATGGTCACGCGCTACGGCTTTTCCAGCCTCGGCCCCCAGGCCCTGGAGGGGGACGGCGCCGAGGTGTTTCTGGGGCGCGACTGGCTGCGTTCCGAAGCGCCCTACTCCCAGGAGACCGGCACTCGCATCGACCAGCAGGTGCGGCAGCTGGCCCGCACGGCCCTCGAGCGTGCCGTGGGCCTGCTGCAACCCCGCCGCGAGCTGATGGACCTGCTGGTGGAACGCCTGATCGCCGAGGAGACGATCGAGGGTGACCTGTTCCGCCGGCTGGTGGAGAGCTGGGAGGCATCAGGCGGGCCCGGGGTGAACGGACCCGCCACCCATCCGGCGTCAGCTGAAGCAGATGTCGAGACTGCGCAGGTAGGTGTGTAG
- a CDS encoding HAD-IA family hydrolase, which produces MALRALLWDVDGTLAETERDGHRVAFNQAFREHGLPIHWDPDAYGRWLEISGGHERLRACLHASEGREPAEPRVVALQASKQRHYGTLVASGVLSLRPGVAELIAEAQAAGLRQALVTTSGQQALASLEQHLLGERSGAFAFRICGEDVTRKKPDPEAYHGALERLGLPASEVLVIEDSPPGLAAAAAAGLPCLLSLSHYSHLLPLQTFAAARAVVTGLGPDASVVRGPACQSGRITLSYLERLL; this is translated from the coding sequence ATGGCCCTGCGCGCGCTGCTCTGGGATGTGGACGGCACGCTGGCGGAAACGGAGCGGGACGGGCACCGCGTGGCCTTCAACCAGGCGTTCCGGGAGCACGGCCTGCCCATCCACTGGGATCCGGACGCCTACGGCCGCTGGCTGGAGATCAGCGGCGGCCATGAGCGCCTGCGGGCCTGCCTGCACGCCAGCGAGGGGCGGGAACCGGCGGAGCCGCGGGTGGTGGCACTGCAGGCAAGCAAGCAGCGGCACTACGGAACCCTTGTGGCCTCGGGTGTCCTGAGCCTGCGGCCAGGGGTGGCCGAACTGATCGCTGAAGCTCAGGCGGCCGGACTGCGCCAGGCCCTGGTGACCACCAGTGGTCAGCAGGCCCTGGCGAGCCTGGAACAGCACCTGCTGGGGGAACGAAGCGGAGCCTTCGCCTTCCGGATCTGCGGCGAGGATGTCACCCGCAAGAAGCCCGATCCGGAGGCCTATCACGGCGCCCTGGAGCGGCTGGGCCTGCCGGCGTCGGAGGTTCTGGTGATCGAGGATTCCCCCCCGGGCCTGGCGGCGGCGGCGGCGGCGGGCCTGCCCTGCCTGCTCAGCCTCAGTCACTACAGCCACCTGCTGCCGTTGCAGACCTTCGCCGCCGCCCGGGCCGTGGTCACCGGTCTGGGCCCGGACGCCTCGGTGGTGCGGGGGCCGGCTTGCCAGTCCGGCCGGATCACGCTCTCCTACCTGGAACGTCTGCTGTGA
- the recJ gene encoding single-stranded-DNA-specific exonuclease RecJ, giving the protein MARPLLQQPLLPPLHEQRWQLPAPLGELADPELLQKLNPAPLSRLPDPLLAVLARRGYASAEAITDLLNPPEAPQACEHFADLEPAVARLQRACLAGEAVAICGDYDADGMTSTALLLGVLERLGARPVAAIPSRMAEGYGLNAAMVERLAAEGVQLLVTVDNGIAAAEALARAQALAVEVIVTDHHSIPAQLPPLLALLHPQRTPADSPYRGLAGVGLAYVLAAALCEAMGRGDALQMARDLFCIGTIADMAPLSGVNRRWLIDGLPRLGHSGLAGLQALQQVAGVDDRPLDAQAVGFQIAPRINAVGRLGDPRLVVELLTTTDADRALELAGQCEALNRQRRELCEAIEAEALALLEADGPHRPRFILLAQGHWHHGVIGIVAARLVERLGLPAALLAGEGGGLLRASVRAPRGFAVDQALNHCADLLERHGGHPAAGGFTVRAEHVARLHERLDALAATWLASHGGGHPVEPEALLRLEQIDRDFVRHQQRLEPFGIGHPQPVFWSAACRVTQQKLLRGGHLQLELSQGERSLRAMGWRWQGAADLPPWVDVAYRVKIDRWQGQERLQLELVGLRGSDPPGGEREVRLQRRSRTYWCRRQGDGLVVRNAAGEELHSSSAPEHPYLRALLQDAAMALGLSA; this is encoded by the coding sequence ATGGCCCGGCCCCTGCTTCAGCAGCCGTTGCTCCCCCCGCTCCATGAGCAACGCTGGCAGCTGCCCGCCCCCCTGGGGGAGCTGGCCGATCCCGAGCTCCTGCAGAAGCTCAACCCGGCCCCCCTCTCCCGCCTGCCCGATCCGCTGCTGGCGGTGCTGGCCCGACGCGGCTACGCCAGCGCCGAGGCGATCACCGACCTGCTGAACCCTCCGGAGGCCCCGCAGGCCTGCGAGCACTTCGCCGATCTCGAGCCTGCGGTGGCCCGGCTCCAACGCGCCTGTCTGGCCGGCGAGGCCGTGGCGATCTGCGGCGACTACGACGCCGACGGCATGACCAGCACCGCCCTGCTGCTCGGTGTGCTCGAACGGCTCGGGGCGCGGCCGGTGGCGGCCATTCCCAGCCGGATGGCGGAGGGGTACGGGCTCAACGCCGCCATGGTGGAACGGCTGGCGGCCGAGGGCGTGCAGCTTCTGGTGACCGTGGACAACGGCATTGCCGCCGCGGAGGCCCTCGCCCGGGCCCAGGCCCTGGCCGTGGAGGTGATCGTGACCGACCACCACAGCATCCCCGCGCAGCTGCCGCCCCTGCTGGCCCTGCTGCACCCGCAGCGCACCCCGGCGGATTCGCCCTACAGGGGCCTGGCCGGCGTGGGGCTGGCCTACGTGCTGGCGGCGGCCCTCTGCGAAGCCATGGGGCGGGGCGACGCCCTGCAGATGGCCCGCGACCTGTTCTGCATCGGCACCATCGCCGACATGGCTCCCCTCAGCGGGGTGAACCGCCGCTGGCTGATCGATGGCCTGCCCCGGCTCGGTCACTCGGGCCTGGCGGGTCTGCAGGCGCTGCAACAGGTGGCGGGGGTGGACGACCGCCCGCTGGATGCGCAGGCCGTGGGCTTCCAGATCGCCCCCCGGATCAATGCGGTGGGCCGGCTCGGTGATCCCCGGCTGGTGGTGGAACTGCTCACCACCACGGATGCGGACAGGGCGCTGGAGCTGGCCGGGCAGTGCGAGGCGCTCAACCGCCAGCGCCGGGAGCTGTGCGAAGCGATCGAAGCCGAGGCCCTGGCCCTGCTCGAGGCCGACGGTCCGCACCGGCCCCGCTTCATCCTGCTGGCCCAGGGCCACTGGCACCACGGCGTGATCGGCATCGTGGCCGCCAGGCTGGTGGAGCGGCTGGGGTTGCCGGCCGCCCTGCTGGCCGGCGAAGGCGGGGGGCTGCTGCGGGCCTCGGTGCGGGCACCCCGCGGTTTCGCCGTGGACCAGGCCCTGAACCACTGTGCCGATCTGCTGGAGCGGCACGGTGGCCATCCCGCCGCCGGAGGCTTCACCGTGCGGGCCGAGCACGTGGCCCGGCTGCATGAGCGCCTCGACGCCCTGGCCGCCACCTGGCTGGCCAGCCACGGCGGCGGCCATCCTGTGGAACCGGAAGCGCTGCTGCGGCTCGAGCAGATCGACCGCGACTTCGTGCGCCACCAGCAACGCCTCGAACCCTTCGGCATCGGCCACCCCCAGCCGGTGTTCTGGAGCGCCGCCTGCCGGGTGACGCAGCAGAAACTGCTGCGCGGCGGCCATCTTCAGCTGGAGCTGAGCCAGGGGGAACGCAGCCTGCGGGCGATGGGATGGCGCTGGCAGGGGGCCGCCGACCTGCCGCCCTGGGTGGACGTGGCCTACCGGGTGAAGATCGACCGCTGGCAGGGCCAGGAACGGCTGCAGCTGGAGCTGGTGGGACTGCGCGGCAGCGACCCCCCCGGCGGGGAGCGGGAAGTGCGCCTGCAGCGACGCTCCCGCACCTACTGGTGCCGCCGCCAGGGCGATGGCCTGGTGGTGCGCAACGCCGCCGGCGAGGAGCTGCACAGCAGCAGCGCCCCCGAGCACCCCTACCTGCGGGCCCTGCTGCAGGATGCCGCCATGGCTCTCGGTCTCAGCGCCTGA
- a CDS encoding DUF565 domain-containing protein, which produces MTGRPLQPTRFNRLSDGLVRAVFGSLRGSWRSRSVVLLALLLGFYAGGNLTSYVLLLFPGGRPMAVLAAVLLLEVVVRLRGRLVREQPGLGWMVADNFRIGLVYAVVLEAFKLGT; this is translated from the coding sequence GTGACCGGGCGTCCCCTGCAGCCCACGCGCTTCAACCGGCTCAGCGACGGGCTGGTGCGGGCCGTCTTCGGTTCCCTGCGCGGCAGCTGGCGTTCCCGCAGCGTGGTGCTGCTCGCCCTGCTGCTGGGCTTCTACGCCGGCGGCAACCTCACCAGCTACGTGCTGTTGCTGTTCCCCGGCGGGCGGCCGATGGCCGTGCTCGCGGCCGTGCTCCTCCTGGAGGTGGTGGTGCGCCTTCGCGGTCGTCTTGTGCGCGAGCAGCCGGGGCTGGGCTGGATGGTGGCGGACAACTTCAGGATCGGGCTGGTGTACGCGGTGGTGCTCGAAGCCTTCAAGCTGGGCACCTGA
- the psb30 gene encoding photosystem II reaction center protein Ycf12/Psb30: protein MGIDFHLIANFGALALITLAGPAVIFILFYRRGAL from the coding sequence ATGGGCATCGATTTCCACCTGATCGCCAACTTCGGAGCCCTGGCGCTGATCACCCTGGCTGGGCCTGCAGTGATCTTCATCCTCTTCTACCGCCGCGGTGCCCTCTGA
- the thrC gene encoding threonine synthase has product MTATLSRSTFTGLRCKECGHAYEAGARHVCEDVCFGPLEVVYDYEAIRNRVSRATIEAGPASIWRYRDFLPIEGDPIDVGTGFTPLLKADNLARRLGLRSLYIKNDGVNMPTLSFKDRVVSVALTRARELGFKTVSCASTGNLANSTAAIAAHAGLECCVFIPSDLELGKVLGTLIYNPTLMAVHGNYDQVNRLCSEVANTFGWGFVNINLRPYYSEGSKTLGYEVIEQLGWQLPDHIVAPLASGSLFTKIRKGFDEFIKVGLVDEKAVRFSGAQAEGCSPIAQAFAEGRDFITPVKPNTIAKSIAIGNPADGPYAIDIANRTRGSIAAVNDTEIVDGIKLLAETEGVFTETAGGTTIAVLKKLVEQGKIDPGETTVAYITGNGLKTTEAVVDAIGAPYTIEAQLDSFKAAWQQAQAAHQG; this is encoded by the coding sequence GTGACGGCCACCCTCTCCCGCTCCACCTTCACCGGCCTGCGCTGCAAGGAATGCGGCCATGCCTACGAGGCCGGCGCCCGCCACGTCTGCGAGGACGTGTGCTTCGGCCCCCTGGAGGTGGTGTACGACTACGAGGCGATCCGCAACCGGGTGAGCCGCGCCACGATCGAGGCCGGCCCCGCCTCGATCTGGCGCTACCGCGACTTCCTGCCCATCGAGGGCGATCCGATCGACGTGGGCACCGGCTTCACGCCCCTGCTCAAGGCCGACAACCTGGCCCGCCGCCTCGGCCTGCGCAGCCTCTACATCAAGAACGACGGCGTCAACATGCCCACCCTCTCCTTCAAGGACAGGGTGGTGTCGGTGGCCCTCACCCGCGCCCGGGAGCTCGGCTTCAAGACCGTGAGCTGCGCCTCCACCGGCAACCTGGCCAACTCCACGGCCGCCATCGCCGCCCACGCCGGCCTCGAGTGCTGCGTGTTCATCCCCAGCGATCTGGAACTGGGCAAGGTGCTGGGCACCCTGATCTACAACCCCACCCTGATGGCGGTGCACGGCAACTACGACCAGGTGAACCGCCTGTGCTCGGAAGTGGCCAACACCTTCGGCTGGGGCTTCGTGAACATCAACCTCCGCCCCTATTACTCCGAGGGCTCGAAAACCCTCGGCTATGAGGTGATCGAACAGCTCGGCTGGCAGCTGCCCGACCACATCGTGGCGCCGCTGGCCTCCGGCTCGCTGTTCACCAAGATCCGCAAGGGCTTTGACGAGTTCATCAAGGTGGGCCTCGTGGACGAGAAGGCCGTGCGCTTCAGCGGCGCCCAGGCCGAGGGCTGCAGCCCCATCGCCCAGGCCTTCGCCGAAGGCCGTGACTTCATCACGCCGGTGAAGCCGAACACGATCGCCAAGTCGATCGCCATCGGCAATCCCGCCGACGGCCCCTACGCCATCGACATCGCCAACCGCACCCGGGGCAGCATCGCCGCAGTGAACGACACCGAGATCGTTGACGGCATCAAGCTGCTGGCCGAAACCGAGGGGGTGTTCACCGAAACCGCCGGTGGCACCACCATCGCCGTGCTGAAGAAGCTGGTGGAGCAGGGCAAGATCGACCCGGGTGAGACCACCGTGGCCTACATCACCGGCAACGGCCTCAAGACCACCGAGGCCGTGGTGGATGCCATCGGAGCGCCCTACACGATCGAAGCCCAGCTCGACAGCTTCAAGGCCGCCTGGCAGCAGGCCCAGGCCGCCCACCAGGGCTGA
- a CDS encoding TMEM165/GDT1 family protein, whose protein sequence is MSESGTPTSRGWVVAFITTFTTVFLAELGDKTQLAALLLSAQSGRPLVVFLGASLALICSSLVGVLLGRWLARVMPAQQLERLAGGLMVALGLWLGRQAVLNLAPMQGLNPPA, encoded by the coding sequence GTGAGTGAGTCCGGGACCCCGACGTCCAGGGGGTGGGTGGTGGCGTTCATCACCACCTTCACCACCGTGTTTCTGGCCGAACTCGGCGACAAGACCCAGCTGGCCGCCCTGCTGCTGTCCGCCCAGTCCGGGCGGCCCCTGGTGGTGTTCCTCGGGGCCTCCCTGGCCCTGATCTGCTCGAGCCTGGTGGGCGTGCTGCTGGGCCGCTGGCTGGCCCGGGTGATGCCGGCCCAGCAACTGGAGCGGCTGGCGGGAGGCCTGATGGTGGCCCTGGGGCTGTGGCTGGGCCGGCAGGCGGTGCTGAACCTGGCGCCCATGCAGGGTCTGAACCCCCCGGCCTGA
- the rpmF gene encoding 50S ribosomal protein L32 — protein sequence MAVPKKKTSKGKRNQRHAHWKAKAATAAQKALSVGKAVLSGRAQGFVYPMDSEEESDD from the coding sequence ATGGCTGTTCCCAAGAAGAAGACATCGAAAGGGAAGCGCAACCAGCGCCACGCCCACTGGAAGGCCAAGGCCGCCACGGCCGCCCAGAAGGCCCTCTCGGTGGGCAAGGCCGTGCTGAGCGGCCGTGCCCAGGGCTTCGTCTACCCCATGGACAGCGAAGAGGAGTCGGACGACTGA
- a CDS encoding YkgJ family cysteine cluster protein, whose amino-acid sequence MSSNVLHWQCIQGCGACCRLDPGLRGEALEALSPGQRERYLAMVGEDGWCIHYDTGGRRCRIYGERPDFCHVDNLVGLFAGACGAHGDGTGAPPERDSLAIACCLQQIRAEYGGRGRVMRRFRQAIRRGP is encoded by the coding sequence ATGTCCAGCAACGTGCTCCACTGGCAGTGCATCCAGGGCTGTGGTGCCTGTTGCCGCCTCGATCCGGGTCTGCGGGGCGAGGCGCTCGAGGCCCTCAGCCCCGGGCAGAGGGAGCGCTATCTCGCCATGGTGGGGGAAGACGGCTGGTGCATCCACTACGACACCGGGGGCAGACGCTGCCGGATCTATGGCGAGCGACCCGACTTCTGTCATGTCGACAACCTGGTGGGACTGTTCGCCGGCGCCTGTGGCGCTCACGGTGATGGGACAGGGGCTCCGCCGGAGCGGGACAGCCTGGCCATCGCCTGCTGCCTGCAGCAGATCCGCGCCGAATACGGCGGGCGTGGCAGGGTGATGCGTCGTTTTCGGCAGGCGATCCGCCGCGGACCATGA
- a CDS encoding chloride channel protein → MPRSPLHRGDLRSLGRLLGLGVVVGLACWPLNLVDDAQSFLQTRLPSFTGEAWTLWTVGIAAAPLLVMPILLALQAGPLGLGAGSGIPQTLRNLEGLDQDSALLGAAPTTARLGLWTAASLALMPLGREGPVVHLGAAIAQALQRLFPRLLAGLRREHLVAIGAGAGLAGGFNSPLMGTLFVMEELTGSYSSTLLWPSLVACSAAALISNLDGVPLFPLGLVATGEPEWQQLLLSLPVGVGAGLLGGLFARILLVSSRWLKPRVMQQPWRWGLALGAGLALFALLSGGWSGGDGETLMEQLLEGRGPLPVAGAPLGLVGWALVLASRVLAPVLALAAGVPGGLIDPAFTIGAVFGSGVLATFGGNVQLGVALGMAGGLAGATQLPLMTVLFSMRLAGDQQWLFGILMSAVIGAYAGRRLQPERIYHALSDVHHDNQPA, encoded by the coding sequence ATGCCCCGCTCCCCCCTGCACCGCGGTGACCTTCGCAGCCTCGGCCGCCTGCTGGGGCTGGGGGTGGTGGTGGGCCTGGCCTGCTGGCCCCTCAATCTCGTGGACGACGCCCAGAGCTTCCTGCAGACCAGGCTCCCCAGCTTCACGGGCGAGGCCTGGACGCTCTGGACCGTGGGGATCGCCGCCGCGCCGCTGCTGGTGATGCCGATCCTGCTGGCCCTGCAGGCGGGCCCTCTGGGGCTCGGAGCCGGGTCCGGCATTCCCCAGACGCTGCGAAACCTGGAGGGCCTCGATCAGGACAGCGCCCTGCTGGGGGCGGCTCCCACCACCGCCAGGCTGGGGTTGTGGACAGCGGCGAGCCTGGCCCTGATGCCCCTGGGGCGCGAAGGCCCGGTGGTGCACCTCGGCGCCGCCATCGCCCAGGCCCTGCAACGGCTGTTCCCCCGGCTGCTCGCGGGTCTGCGTCGGGAGCATCTGGTGGCGATCGGCGCCGGCGCCGGTCTGGCCGGAGGCTTCAACAGCCCGCTGATGGGCACCCTGTTCGTGATGGAGGAGCTCACGGGCAGCTACAGCAGCACCCTGCTGTGGCCCTCGCTGGTGGCCTGCTCCGCGGCGGCCCTGATCAGCAACCTGGACGGCGTGCCGCTGTTCCCCCTCGGGCTGGTGGCCACTGGGGAGCCGGAATGGCAGCAGCTGCTGCTCTCCCTGCCGGTGGGCGTGGGGGCGGGACTGCTGGGCGGGCTGTTCGCACGGATCCTGCTGGTCTCGAGCCGCTGGCTCAAACCTCGGGTGATGCAGCAGCCCTGGCGCTGGGGCCTGGCGCTGGGGGCAGGCCTGGCCCTGTTCGCCCTGTTGAGCGGAGGCTGGAGCGGTGGCGATGGCGAAACCCTCATGGAGCAGCTCCTGGAGGGACGCGGACCGTTGCCGGTGGCTGGAGCTCCCCTGGGACTGGTGGGCTGGGCCCTGGTGCTGGCCTCCCGGGTGCTGGCGCCGGTGCTGGCCCTGGCGGCAGGTGTGCCGGGGGGTCTGATCGATCCTGCCTTCACGATCGGCGCGGTGTTCGGCAGCGGTGTGCTCGCGACGTTCGGCGGCAACGTTCAGCTGGGGGTGGCCCTGGGCATGGCCGGAGGACTGGCCGGAGCCACCCAGCTGCCGCTGATGACCGTGCTGTTCTCCATGCGCCTGGCCGGCGACCAGCAGTGGCTGTTCGGAATCCTGATGAGCGCGGTGATCGGGGCCTACGCCGGCCGCAGACTCCAGCCGGAGCGGATCTACCACGCCCTCTCGGATGTGCACCACGACAATCAGCCGGCATGA
- a CDS encoding TMEM165/GDT1 family protein: MDLALLASTFATVFLAELGDKTQLAIVTISGTSSRPGAVFAGSSAALVLASLLGAAAGGSLSSVVPTDTLQLAASVGFLVLGLRLLLMARADEDSAAADQESGAGQDSHP; this comes from the coding sequence ATGGACCTCGCCCTGCTGGCCTCCACCTTCGCCACGGTGTTCCTGGCCGAGCTGGGGGACAAGACCCAGCTCGCCATCGTGACCATCAGCGGCACCTCAAGCCGTCCCGGCGCCGTGTTCGCCGGCAGTTCTGCCGCCCTGGTGCTCGCCAGCCTTCTGGGCGCCGCCGCCGGGGGATCCCTGTCCAGCGTGGTCCCCACCGACACCCTGCAGCTGGCCGCCTCGGTGGGCTTTCTGGTGCTGGGGCTCCGGCTGCTGCTGATGGCCAGGGCGGACGAGGACTCCGCTGCGGCCGACCAGGAGAGTGGCGCAGGCCAGGACAGCCACCCCTGA